A single Streptomyces sp. Edi2 DNA region contains:
- a CDS encoding MarR family transcriptional regulator: MAAHSQYEELARQLSAIGAVKREMGRMLPQECPPASAGVLTLLDRHGEMRMSQLAELLAIDMSVTSRHVAHAAERGWIERKPDPADKRSRLLRLTPSGTELLEELAERYTATLARYLDDWTDTDVGHLTELLARLRTSFGDCRPRAHHDSTTRTPAG, encoded by the coding sequence GTGGCCGCCCACAGTCAGTACGAGGAACTGGCCAGGCAACTCAGCGCCATCGGTGCCGTCAAGCGCGAAATGGGGCGCATGCTGCCCCAGGAGTGCCCGCCCGCTTCGGCCGGGGTGCTCACCCTTCTCGACCGGCACGGTGAGATGCGGATGAGCCAGCTCGCCGAGCTGCTTGCCATCGACATGTCGGTGACCAGCAGGCATGTCGCCCATGCCGCCGAGCGCGGCTGGATCGAGCGGAAGCCCGATCCGGCGGACAAGCGGTCGCGGCTGCTGCGCCTGACCCCGAGCGGCACGGAGCTCCTGGAAGAGCTCGCCGAGCGCTACACCGCAACGCTCGCCCGGTACCTGGACGACTGGACCGACACCGACGTCGGACACCTCACCGAACTGCTCGCCAGGCTCCGCACGAGCTTCGGCGACTGCCGCCCC